A single region of the Hylaeus volcanicus isolate JK05 chromosome 5, UHH_iyHylVolc1.0_haploid, whole genome shotgun sequence genome encodes:
- the LOC128877090 gene encoding probable N-acetyltransferase san, which produces MTRSKIELGDVTPHNIKQLKLLNQVVFPVSYNEKFYKDVLEAGELAKLAYYNDIVVGAVCCRVDTSENSRRLYIMTLGCLYPYRRLGIGTVMVQHVLNCVNKDGNFDSIFLHVQISNEGAIDFYKKFGFEIVETKIHYYKRIEPADAHVLQKTLRTRTNQTNNQQTNQ; this is translated from the exons ATGACTAG atcAAAGATAGAATTAGGAGATGTAACACCACACAATATAAAGCAGCTGAAGCTTCTTAACCAAGTAGTTTTTCCAGTCTCATATAATGAGAAATTTTACAAGGATGTATTAGAAGCTGGAGAGCTAGCAAAACTAGCATATTATAACGATATAGTA GTTGGCGCAGTTTGTTGCCGAGTAGATACTTCTGAAAATTCTAGGCGTTTATATATTATGACTTTGGGATGTCTTTATCCCTACAGAAGGTTAGGAATTGGTACTGTAATGGTACAACATGTTTTAAACTGTGTAAACAAAGATGGAAActttgattcaatttttct CCATGTTCAAATTAGCAATGAAGGAGCCATtgacttttacaaaaaatttggATTCGAAAtagttgaaacaaaaatacactATTATAAGAGAATAGAACCAGCGGATGCTCATGTATTACAAAAGACATTACGTACTAGAACAAATCAAACAAATAATCAACAAACTAATCAATGA
- the LOC128877086 gene encoding peptidylprolyl isomerase domain and WD repeat-containing protein 1 — MSDTKREHNESDNDEEWVGPLPSEAAPQKKQKVLEYEQVYLDNLPCCECYEKSYMHRDVITHILVTKSNFVITASCDGHVKFWKKQDELVEFVKHFRAHLMAIQSMAASCNGVHACTVSLDKTIKIFDVINFDMINMIKMDFIPLYCEWIYSPGDAIPALAVSDQESNKIFIYDGQGTGTPLHVFEKLHTKPVVAMKYNPVYETCISVDKAGILEYWTGPTMEYKFPKCVAFDSKLDTDLFEFAKNKTYPCGLAVAPDGKKFASLSGDRKVRVFNFRTGKLYRIFDETLQRFSELQQMTQQLPNMEFGRRMAVERELDKTETNLGNIVFDESGYMILYSTMLGVKLVNLHTNRCIRIMGKPENIRPMQLALFQGKARKTTAALTVEMEASENPTLEMNRPDPTLFCTAHKKNRFYMFTRREPEDTKSQECDRDVFNERPSKEDIISSTEATNMQKIFDTAIVHTTLGDIHVNLFGKDVPKTVENFCVHAKNGYYNGHVFHRVIKGFMIQTGDPTGTGTGGESIWGGEFEDEFRSHLKHDRPYTLSMANAGPNTNGSQFFITLTPTPWLDNKHTVFGRIVKGMEVVQNISQVKTNPKTDKPYDDIRIVSVSVK, encoded by the exons atgtCAGATACCAAAAGAGAACACAATGAAAGTGATAACGATGAAGAATGGGTTGGACCATTGCCTTCAGAAGCTGCACctcaaaagaaacaaaaag tTTTGGAATACGAACAAGTATACTTAGATAATTTACCATGTTGCGAGTGTTACGAAAAATCTTATATGCACAGGGATGTAATTACGCATATCTTAGTAACAAA ATCAAACTTTGTGATAACGGCTAGCTGTGATGGTCATGTTAAGTTTTGGAAGAAACAAGATGAACttgtagaatttgtaaaacaCTTTCGTGCACACTTAATGGCTATACAATCTATGGCAGCTAGTTGTAATGGTGTTCATGCGTGTACAGTTAGTTTagataaaacaataaaaatttttgatgtTATCAATTTTG ATATGATTAATATGATCAAAATGGATTTTATACCTCTTTATTGTGAATGGATATATTCTCCTGGTGATGCGATACCAGCTCTAGCAGTTTCGGATCAAgagtcgaataaaatttttatttatgatggACAGGGGACTGGGACTCCATTACatgtctttgaaaaattacatACGAAACCTGTTGTTGCAatgaaa TACAATCCTGTGTATGAGACATGTATTTCCGTGGATAAAGCGGGTATTTTAGAGTACTGGACAGGACCTACAATGGAATACAAGTTTCCTAAATGCGTTGCGTTTGATTCGAAGCTGGACACAGACTTGTTTGAgtttgcaaaaaataaaacttatccGTGTGGTTTAGCAGTAGCGCCGGATGGCAAAAAATTTGCTTCTCTTAGCGGAGATAGGAAAGTTAGAGTCTTTAATTTTCGTACTGGAAAACTGTATAGGATATTTGACGAAACATTACAAAGGTTTTCAGAATTACAACAAATGACACAGCAATTGCCGAATATGGAATTTGGACGGAG AATGGCTGTTGAAAGGGAATTGGATAAAACGGAAACGAATTTGGGAAATATAGTTTTCGATGAATCTGGTTACATGATTTTATATAGCACAATGTTGGGTGTAAAGCTAGTAAATTTGCATACGAATCGATGTATCAGAATTATGGGAAAACCTGAAAATATTCGTCCTATGCAATTAGCTCTGTTTcag ggcAAAGCAAGAAAAACTACAGCGGCATTGACCGTTGAAATGGAAGCATCAGAGAATCCAACATTGGAAATGAATCGTCCTGATCCTACTCTCTTCTGTACAGCTCATAAGAAGAATAgattttatatgtttacaaGGCGAGAACCAGAGGATACAAAAAGTCAAGAGTGTGACAGAGATGTTTTCAACGAGAGACCATCGAAAGAAGACATCATTTCATCTACAGAAGCTACAAATATGCAAAAGATTTTTGATACTGCAATTGTTCATACAACTCTTGGGGATATTCACGTGAATCTTTTCGGCAAAGATGTTCCGAAAACAGTAGAGAATTTCTGTGTTCACGCGAAAAATGGTTACTATAATGGACACGTGTTTCACAGAGTGATCAAGGGATTCATGATACAGACTGGTGATCCCACTGGAACTGGCACTGGTGGAGAGAGTATATGGGGAGGTGAATTCGAGGATGAATTTAGGTCTCACCTAAAACATGACAGACCTTACACTTTAAGTATGGCGAATGCCGGGCCGAACACTAACGGCAGCCAGTTTTTCATCACTTTAACACCAACC cCTTGGTTGGATAACAAGCATACAGTATTTGGCAGGATAGTAAAAGGAATGGAAGTTGTACAGAATATCAGTCAAGTGAAGACGAATCCAAAAACTGACAAACCTTACGACGACATTCGAATAGTTAGCGTcagtgtaaaataa
- the LOC128877091 gene encoding mitochondrial pyruvate carrier 2-like: MCTPKKASAYQKLMTQIASMLPTKFRPFFLHPAGPTTVFFWAPTFKWGLVVAGIGDINRPPDTISLSQTASLMLTGAIWSRYSLVIIPKNYNLFSVNAFTSLTGAYNFARGALHQWRQKAE, from the exons ATGTGTACGCCAAAAAAGGCAAGTGcttatcaaaaattaatgacgCAAATAGCCTCGATGCTACCAACAAAATTTCGTCCATTTTTCTTGCACCCCGCAG GTCCAACGACTGTATTTTTTTGGGCGCCCACCTTTAAATGGGGTTTAGTGGTAGCAGGAATAGGAGATATCAATCGACCCCCTGACACGATATCTCTCAGTCAAACGGCGAGTCTTATGCTTACCGGTGCTATATGGTCTAG ATATTCGCTAGTAATTATCCCAAAGAATTACAACCTGTTTAGCGTGAACGCATTCACAAGTTTAACAGGAGCATATAATTTCGCAAGAGGGGCCCTTCATCAATGGAGACAGAAGgcggaataa